TGATGCGGCAGGGAATACCGTGGAGGATTTCGGCAAGGAGGCAAGCATCTTCCTCTGAATCGTTTATCTCCCGGAAGAGGATGTATTCTATTAAGATGACTTTACCAGGGGCGAGGGGATATTCTCGGCAGGCTTTGAGCAGTGAGGCGATAGGGTAGGTTCGGTTTACCGGCATCAGCTGGTTACGGGTTTTGTCGTCGGCAGCATGCAGGGAGATCGCGAGGTTGACTTTAACCGCCTCTCCTAACTCTCTGATCCGGGGGACCAATCCGCAGGTGGAGACTGTAATCCTCCGCTCGGTGAATTCGAGACCCAGCGGATCCATCAGGATCGCAAGTGTTGTCAGGAGATGTTCAAAATTAGCTAGCGGCTCACCCATACCCATGAAGACGAGATTGTTGATCAACTCCCGTGGCGTGGATCGTACCACTCCATTGCTAACCATGAACTCCATGACCGCCATAACTTGGCCGACGATCTCGGATGGTCGTAGATTGCGAATTAGCCCCATTCTGCCAGTGAGGCAGAAGGCACAACCCATGGCGCACCCGGCTTGGGACGAAACGCAGAGGGTATGCCGTCGGGGGCCTGGGATCAGGACACTCTCGATCTCAACGCCGTCATGAAGCCGAAAGCTGAATTTTACGGTACCATCTTTAGCTGTTTCAGTCTTCGATGGAGTAATGACGTTGATGCTGGCATTTTTCTCAATAACTTGACGGAGTTCCTTTTTAACGATTCCCATGCTGGAGATATCTGTATTGCCGGGATGGAAAAGCCAGCGAAAGATGTGA
The sequence above is a segment of the Desulfobulbaceae bacterium genome. Coding sequences within it:
- the rlmN gene encoding 23S rRNA (adenine(2503)-C(2))-methyltransferase RlmN; translated protein: MSLDLRNLTSAQLADFLETLGLPGNRAPHIFRWLFHPGNTDISSMGIVKKELRQVIEKNASINVITPSKTETAKDGTVKFSFRLHDGVEIESVLIPGPRRHTLCVSSQAGCAMGCAFCLTGRMGLIRNLRPSEIVGQVMAVMEFMVSNGVVRSTPRELINNLVFMGMGEPLANFEHLLTTLAILMDPLGLEFTERRITVSTCGLVPRIRELGEAVKVNLAISLHAADDKTRNQLMPVNRTYPIASLLKACREYPLAPGKVILIEYILFREINDSEEDACLLAEILHGIPCRINLMPFNESEFMSFQCPDSTVIKTFQSILKEAGFTTLIRNSRGGEISAACGQLASQANRDQL